One window of the Primulina eburnea isolate SZY01 chromosome 18, ASM2296580v1, whole genome shotgun sequence genome contains the following:
- the LOC140820020 gene encoding LOW QUALITY PROTEIN: MAR-binding filament-like protein 1-1 (The sequence of the model RefSeq protein was modified relative to this genomic sequence to represent the inferred CDS: inserted 1 base in 1 codon), with product MGFLIAPSCFLYPSPLCYSVCTGTSSSCSLQHSFLISCPRNGLSWRKNRTAVACVQKENSGDGDFCGRRGILLMGFGLIPFLSMRAGALDGLAAVNTEMRTEELMQVAEQSVQANTSTTSTFSLFNVVGVMASGVLGALYASTKKEKAGLDATIESVNIKLKEKESTIISLEKKIDSKILNEKEVHRKELAKASEAQQSLVNRLKVADGTITSLGQELQKERRLIEELVTKVKSLEQNLINLVNEKKELQEQLKEKLDSVAVLEDRMILLSSEITEKEDNLRNLNSNIAEKERDFEQLSSVYQQSQDRVSGLISELQQLKVMLSENENELELKNSELKNMNAELSSLVAERDESSKRLDAIVKEFNEYKSSSEKKTASDRKILGDREKKIQQIEEQLKVALDEANKNEALVADLTQEKENIRETLNVELKNVKSLEQELEITQETLEKSRNEASDLKKQLQQSRNLCSKFEAELSKVQAELTEARESYKKDTEKLLTVSQELAASERKLPXVRKDLADSNKKAETAAEDLEKERKLVSSLNKELKILQTEISRSKESRKSLETDLEEVTKTLEEMNRNESTLSKDLELSKSRISSLEYEKDAVYKSLEEQKQASLEDRENLEDAHNMVMKLGKERESLEKRGRKLEEELASAKGEILRLRSQSQINSTKTEVNNQHQHKVEVGGTTAAPKKKVTRRRNVTPQQEEL from the exons ATGGGATTCCTGATAGCCCCGTCTTGCTTCCTGTACCCGTCTCCACTTTGCTATTCTGTTTGCACTGGGACTTCATCTTCATGTTCTTTGCAGCATTCCTTCTTGATTTCTTGCCCGAGAAATGGTCTCAGTTGGAGAAAGAACAGAACCGCTGTGGCTTGTGTGCAGAAAGAAAATTCGGGAGATGGTGACTTTtgcggaaggagagggattttgTTGATGGGTTTTGGATTAATTCCGTTTCTTAGCATGAGGGCTGGGGCTCTTGATGGGCTAGCTGCAG TAAATACTGAAATGAGAACGGAAGAGTTGATGCAAGTAGCTGAG CAGTCAGTGCAGGCAAACACTTCCACTACCTCAACATTTTCACTTTTCAATGTTGTTGGAGTAATGGCGTCAGGTGTACTTGGTGCTCTCTATGCATCAACAAAGAAGGAAAAGGCTGGTTTGGATGCAACCATAGAATCT GTGAATATTAAACTGAAAGAAAAGGAATCTACCATCATTTCCCTGGAGAAAAAAATCGACTCAAAGATTTTGAATGAGAAAGAAGTTCACAGAAAGGAACTTGCTAAAGCAAGCGAAGCACAACAATCTTTAGTTAATCGGTTGAAAGTTGCAGATGGTACCATTACAAGCCTTGGACAAGAGTTGCAAAAAGAGAGAAGATTAATTGAAGAGCTGGTTACGAAGGTCAAGAGTCTTGAACAAAACCTCATTAACTTGGTAAACGAGAAAAAGGAACTGCAAGAACAGTTGAAGGAGAAGCTGGATTCTGTGGCAGTCTTGGAAGATAGGATGATCTTGCTTTCTTCAGAAATTACTGAAAAGGAAGATAATCTCCGGAATCTTAATTCTAACATTGCCGAAAAGGAACGCGACTTCGAGCAACTGAGCTCTGTATACCAACAATCCCAGGATCGGGTTAGTGGTTTAATTTCAGAGCTACAACAATTGAAAGTCATGCTCTCGGAAAATGAAAATGAGCTGGAGTTGAAGAATTCGGAACTCAAGAATATGAATGCAGAATTATCTTCTTTGGTGGCTGAGAGGGACGAATCCAGTAAAAGGCTTGATGCTATCGTAAAGGAGTTTAATGAATATAAATCCTCCTCAGAAAAAAAGACTGCTTCAGATCGTAAGATTTTGGGAGATCGAGAAAAGAAGATTCAACAGATTGAGGAACAGCTTAAGGTTGCGCTGGATGAAGCAAACAAAAATGAAGCTCTAGTTGCTGATTTGACTCAAGAAAAAGAGAATATAAGAGAAACGTTGAATGTTGAATTGAAAAATGTGAAGAGTCTTGAACAGGAACTCGAGATTACACAGGAAACTCTGGAGAAATCAAGAAATGAAGCTTCTGATCTGAAAAAACAACTGCAGCAGTCAAGAAACTTGTGCTCGAAGTTCGAAGCAGAGCTGTCAAAGGTTCAGGCCGAGTTGACAGAAGCTAGAGAATCCTACAAGAAGGATACTGAAAAACTGCTAACTGTGTCCCAAGAATTGGCTGCATCAGAACGAAAGTTGC ACGTAAGGAAAGATCTTGCTGATTCCAACAAGAAAGCTGAAACTGCAGCTGAGGATCTAGAGAAAGAAAGGAAACTAGTGTCTTCTTTAAACAAAGAGTTGAAGATTCTGCAGACTGAAATTTCAAGAAGCAAAGAATCGCGAAAAAGTCTTGAGACTGATTTAGAAGAGGTTACTAAAACACTTGAGGAGATGAATCGGAATGAATCAACTCTTTCGAAGGATCTTGAGTTGTCCAAGTCAAGGATTTCGAGTTTGGAATATGAAAAAGATGCAGTCTACAAGTCCCTTGAAGAGCAAAAACAGGCTTCTTTAGAAGATCGCGAAAACTTGGAAGATGCCCATAACATGGTGATGAAGCTTGGAAAAGAAAGGGAGAGTTTGGAAAAGAGAGGAAGGAAACTAGAAGAGGAATTGGCATCTGCCAAAGGCGAAATTCTACGGCTAAGGAGCCAAAGCCAAAtaaactcaaccaaaactgaggTGAATAATCAGCACCAGCATAAAGTTGAAGTGGGAGGCACAACTGCTGCTCCCAAGAAGAAAGTCACTCGGCGGAGAAATGTTACACCACAACAAGAAGAATTATAA